From Daucus carota subsp. sativus chromosome 6, DH1 v3.0, whole genome shotgun sequence, the proteins below share one genomic window:
- the LOC108225159 gene encoding uncharacterized protein LOC108225159 isoform X3, producing MSSCFKFVTRGRFFEIIRMLKLNDLVSKISAKLQECMPVGSELHGRKNNRIYPCKIMKVLADEADKTQYQVAWLDKEKKVTGNEVVDGDDLIKKRLPYSRDVLKSFIRESTYRSVPWVLHEELAQKHGISIDPPEEIAFKMSVTDKKRKRKDENELDNLERNEKAPGKSNQEHTVTEVDSKHDEPKFPIDDLLVHPAPDDPDLAQRPSPSRSFKIPMDSVGDFLMVWDFCCSFGKLLQLSPFSLDDFENALCCKESYVVLIVETHAALFNLLINDDEEFLSAIQRNKRKPKVTLIKWAEYLCDFLEMVGTAEFSSHRSTIRRGYYGLLDVGPKLEILRELVARVLETGIFKENLDEFIKERQTPVTTNKEETLSDSRKKESKDCNMLSNGMQATEGHGVGFQASNSTELATQHNGAIEYVDLTLSKSRKENSMTEKVDSEVAAGGMNLSSKKGLQKVETNDNKDISEERRLRQRKQFLRREMEKRIIRTSPLGKDRYHHRYYFFRGDSRIYVESSDSTQWGYYSRKDELDSFMGTLNCKGIRERALKKELEHYYGKICKRIQKKLKEDKAVVEEADVRRSARIRAPPKDNPALAFLKYVNKLK from the exons ATGAGCTCGTGTTTCAAGTTCGTTACACGGGGGAGGTTTTTCGAGATTATAC GCATGCTCAAGCTAAATGACCTTGTCAGCAAGATTTCTGCGAAGCTGCAGGAATGCATGCCTGTGGGTAGTGAATTACATGGGAGGAAAAACAATCGCATTTATCCATGCAAAATAATGAAAGTACTTGCAGACGAGGCTGACAAAACTCAGTATCAGGTAGCTTGGCTTGACAAGGAAAAGAAGGTAACTGGTAATGAAGTTGTAGATGGCGATGATTTGATAAAGAAGAGGTTGCCTTATAGCAGAGATGTGCTGAAGTCTTTTATCAGAGAATCAACGTATCGAAGTGTTCCCTGGGTGCTGCATGAGGAATTGGCACAGAAGCATGGAATCTCAATAGATCCACCTGAAGAAATAGCTTTCAAGATGTCCGTCACTGATAAAAAGAGGAAGAGAAAGGATGAAAACGAACTTGACAATCTG GAGAGAAATGAAAAAGCGCCGGGAAAGAGTAACCAGGAGCATACTGTAACAG AAGTTGATAGTAAACATGATGAGCCCAAGTTCCCAATTGATGATCTACTGGTGCATCCTGCTCCGGATGATCCAGACTTGGCTCAACGCCCTTCACCATCCAGAAGTTTCAAGATTCCCATGGATTCTGTTGGAGACTTTCTGATGGTTTGGGATTTTTGCTGTTCGTTTGGGAAGCTATTGCAGCTTTCTCCATTCTCACTTGATGATTTTGAGAATGCGCTATGCTGTAAAGAAAGCTATGTGGTTCTCATTGTTGAAACTCATGCAGCTTTGTTTAACTTGCTaataaatgatgatgaagaatttCTTTCAGCAATACAGCGAAATAAGCGAAAACCAAAG GTCACATTAATCAAGTGGGCTGAGTATTTGTGTGATTTCCTAGAAATGGTCGGAACTGCTGAATTTTCCAGTCACCGATCAACAATTAGGCGTGGTTATTACGGGCTTTTGGATGTTGGTCCTAAATTGGAAATTCTGCGGGAATTGGTTGCTCGAGTCCTTGAAACTGGGATTTTTAAAGAGAATTTGGATGAATTCATCAAAGAACGGCAAACACCTGTTACAACTAACAAGGAGGAAACACTATCTGACAGTAGAAAGAAGGAATCCAAGGACTGCAATATGCTTTCTAATGGTATGCAAGCAACTGAAGGTCATGGGGTAGGCTTTCAAGCCAGCAATTCAACTGAATTAGCAACACAACACAATGGGGCTATTGAATATGTTGATCTTACATTGAG TAAAAGTAGAAAAGAGAACTCCATGACGGAGAAGGTTGATAGTGAAGTTGCGGCAGGAGGCATGAATCTTTCATCTAAAAAGGGACTTCAGAAAGTGGAGACAAATGATAACAAAGATATAAGTGAAGAACGAAGGTTAAGACAGAGG AAACAATTTCTTAGACGGGAGATGGAGAAAAGAATTATCCGCACCAGTCCACTGGGGAAAGACAGATATCACCATAGGTATTATTTTTTCCGAGGTGATTCGAGAATATATGTTGAGAGTTCTGATTCTACCCAGTGGGGCTACTACAGTAGGAAAGATGAG CTTGATTCATTTATGGGCACACTAAACTGCAAGGGCATACGCGAGAGGGCGCTTAAAAAAGAGCTGGAACATTACTATGGGAAAAtatg TAAGCGAATACAAAAAAAACTGAAGGAAGACAAGGCTGTAGTGGAAGAAGCAGATGTCCGGAGATCAGCTCGTATTCGTGCACCCCCCAAGGATAACCCAGCACTTGCATTCCTCAAATATGTAAACAAGTTGAAATAA
- the LOC108224679 gene encoding serine/threonine-protein kinase SAPK1 isoform X2 — MEGYEILRDIGSGNFGVAKLVVHKCSSELFAVKFIERGNKIDEHVQREIMNHRSLKHPNIIRFKEVLLTPTHLAMVMEYAAGGELFERICNTGRCIEDEARFFFQQLISGVSYCHSMHICHRDLKLENTLLDGSSAPRVKICDFGYSKSSVFHSQPKSTVGTPAYVAPEVLTRKAYDGKISDVWSCGVTLYVMLVGTYPFADPNDPNDFKKTIERILKAQFSIPNYIQISMECRHLLSKIFVTNPEKRITISEIKNHPWFTKNLPMELLEGGSYQRHDVNIPSQSIEDILSILHEARTMPSEATIGGKESFGGSMDFDFMDDADVEDIETSGEYVCPL; from the exons ATGGAGGGCTATGAAATTTTAAGAGATATTGGGTCCGGGAATTTCGGGGTGGCCAAGCTTGTCGTGCATAAATGTAGCAGCGAGTTGTTTGCTGTTAAGTTCATTGAGAGAGGCAATAAG ATTGATGAACATGTGCAGAGGGAAATCATGAATCATAGATCATTGAAGCATCCCAATATAATTAGGTTCAAAGAG GTATTGTTAACACCAACCCATCTGGCTATGGTTATGGAGTATGCTGCAGGTGGGGAACTTTTTGAGAGGATTTGCAATACAGGAAGATGTATCGAGGATGAG GCAAGGTTtttctttcaacaactgatATCAGGAGTTAGCTATTGTCATTCAATG CACATCTGCCATAGAGATCTGAAGCTTGAAAATACACTATTAGATGGAAGTTCAGCGCCACGTGTCAAGATATGTGATTTTGGGTACTCAAAG TCATCAGTTTTTCATTCTCAACCGAAATCTACCGTGGGAACACCAGCTTATGTTGCGCCAGAGGTCCTGACCAGGAAAGCATATGACGGAAAG ATTTCAGATGTTTGGTCTTGTGGAGTAACTTTATATGTGATGCTTGTTGGGACTTATCCCTTTGCGGATCCTAATGACCCAAATGACTTCAAAAAGACAATCGAG CGAATACTGAAAGCACAATTCTCGATCCCCAACTACATTCAGATTTCCATGGAATGTAGGCATCTACTATCTAAAATATTCGTCACAAACCCTGAAAAG AGGATAACGATTTCGGAAATTAAAAACCATCCTTGGTTCACGAAGAACTTGCCTATGGAGCTTTTAGAAGGCGGAAGCTATCAACGCCATGATGTAAATATCCCATCCCaaagcattgaagatatattatcGATACTGCATGAAGCGAGGACTATGCCTTCCGAGGCAACCATAGGTGGGAAAGAATCATTTGGAGGTAGTATGGACTTTGATTTCATGGATGATGCAGATGTTGAAGACATAGAAACTAGTGGTGAATACGTGTGCCCGCTGTGA
- the LOC108225159 gene encoding uncharacterized protein LOC108225159 isoform X2 has translation MPLYKRKPYPLVENPTDLSSDELVFQVRYTGEVFRDYTEYASRIHLYRNRVWTCKVTGKSNLTYEEALVSEQKAIEKVQQFPSELIAPVLRDVQFSMLKLNDLVSKISAKLQECMPVGSELHGRKNNRIYPCKIMKVLADEADKTQYQVAWLDKEKKVTGNEVVDGDDLIKKRLPYSRDVLKSFIRESTYRSVPWVLHEELAQKHGISIDPPEEIAFKMSVTDKKRKRKDENELDNLERNEKAPGKSNQEHTVTEVDSKHDEPKFPIDDLLVHPAPDDPDLAQRPSPSRSFKIPMDSVGDFLMVWDFCCSFGKLLQLSPFSLDDFENALCCKESYVVLIVETHAALFNLLINDDEEFLSAIQRNKRKPKVTLIKWAEYLCDFLEMVGTAEFSSHRSTIRRGYYGLLDVGPKLEILRELVARVLETGIFKENLDEFIKERQTPVTTNKEETLSDSRKKESKDCNMLSNGMQATEGHGVGFQASNSTELATQHNGAIEYVDLTLSKSRKENSMTEKVDSEVAAGGMNLSSKKGLQKVETNDNKDISEERRLRQRVRINNFLDGRWRKELSAPVHWGKTDITIGIIFSEVIREYMLRVLILPSGATTVGKMSLIHLWAH, from the exons ATGCCTCTATACAAGCGAAAGCCCTACCCTCTAGTTGAAAATCCTACCGATTTGAGCTCCGATGAGCTCGTGTTTCAAGTTCGTTACACGGGGGAGGTTTTTCGAGATTATAC TGAGTATGCGAGTAGGATTCATTTGTATAGGAATAGAGTTTGGACTTGTAAGGTTACGGGGAAGAGTAATTTGACGTATGAGGAGGCGTTGGTGTCGGAACAAAAGGCCATTGAGAAGGTTCAGCAGTTTCCGAGTGAATTAATTGCTCCAGTGCTTAGGGATGTTCAATTTA GCATGCTCAAGCTAAATGACCTTGTCAGCAAGATTTCTGCGAAGCTGCAGGAATGCATGCCTGTGGGTAGTGAATTACATGGGAGGAAAAACAATCGCATTTATCCATGCAAAATAATGAAAGTACTTGCAGACGAGGCTGACAAAACTCAGTATCAGGTAGCTTGGCTTGACAAGGAAAAGAAGGTAACTGGTAATGAAGTTGTAGATGGCGATGATTTGATAAAGAAGAGGTTGCCTTATAGCAGAGATGTGCTGAAGTCTTTTATCAGAGAATCAACGTATCGAAGTGTTCCCTGGGTGCTGCATGAGGAATTGGCACAGAAGCATGGAATCTCAATAGATCCACCTGAAGAAATAGCTTTCAAGATGTCCGTCACTGATAAAAAGAGGAAGAGAAAGGATGAAAACGAACTTGACAATCTG GAGAGAAATGAAAAAGCGCCGGGAAAGAGTAACCAGGAGCATACTGTAACAG AAGTTGATAGTAAACATGATGAGCCCAAGTTCCCAATTGATGATCTACTGGTGCATCCTGCTCCGGATGATCCAGACTTGGCTCAACGCCCTTCACCATCCAGAAGTTTCAAGATTCCCATGGATTCTGTTGGAGACTTTCTGATGGTTTGGGATTTTTGCTGTTCGTTTGGGAAGCTATTGCAGCTTTCTCCATTCTCACTTGATGATTTTGAGAATGCGCTATGCTGTAAAGAAAGCTATGTGGTTCTCATTGTTGAAACTCATGCAGCTTTGTTTAACTTGCTaataaatgatgatgaagaatttCTTTCAGCAATACAGCGAAATAAGCGAAAACCAAAG GTCACATTAATCAAGTGGGCTGAGTATTTGTGTGATTTCCTAGAAATGGTCGGAACTGCTGAATTTTCCAGTCACCGATCAACAATTAGGCGTGGTTATTACGGGCTTTTGGATGTTGGTCCTAAATTGGAAATTCTGCGGGAATTGGTTGCTCGAGTCCTTGAAACTGGGATTTTTAAAGAGAATTTGGATGAATTCATCAAAGAACGGCAAACACCTGTTACAACTAACAAGGAGGAAACACTATCTGACAGTAGAAAGAAGGAATCCAAGGACTGCAATATGCTTTCTAATGGTATGCAAGCAACTGAAGGTCATGGGGTAGGCTTTCAAGCCAGCAATTCAACTGAATTAGCAACACAACACAATGGGGCTATTGAATATGTTGATCTTACATTGAG TAAAAGTAGAAAAGAGAACTCCATGACGGAGAAGGTTGATAGTGAAGTTGCGGCAGGAGGCATGAATCTTTCATCTAAAAAGGGACTTCAGAAAGTGGAGACAAATGATAACAAAGATATAAGTGAAGAACGAAGGTTAAGACAGAGGGTAAGGAT AAACAATTTCTTAGACGGGAGATGGAGAAAAGAATTATCCGCACCAGTCCACTGGGGAAAGACAGATATCACCATAGGTATTATTTTTTCCGAGGTGATTCGAGAATATATGTTGAGAGTTCTGATTCTACCCAGTGGGGCTACTACAGTAGGAAAGATGAG CTTGATTCATTTATGGGCACACTAA
- the LOC108226354 gene encoding uncharacterized protein LOC108226354, translating to MGSHAADTPDDWVDGSWTVDCVCGVNFDDGEEMVDCDECGVWVHTRCSRYVKSEKMFSCEKCKGRKSGREGRVRSGDGEEENEAAGVLVEMPNERSGRSGESGGFRRRYRTQVPREERVHVQGVPGGESGIFGGSGLSGVFGAGLWKATGYVPKKFGFQYKEFDWGGGNESGGVEAGVDGGSVGFGAGKRTQGEEIKEKKGEGVDTDVRSTRKIGMMKDRISMHSTAVDRGKHNYEGPQNSNDVSRKKKARAVHVERDNSSKRSPSASRPGKGFKVDRNVISSGKHEKVTGNVRAEPSLKGFPINGVGVDESKNTVTTSGQASETCVVSTHRLLPKARSKDECDGLTAAIQNSSKISNNVQLLLDSNDSESLSAKTKDVIDLDNQRDKERCVNRSTPMSSESAGYLQQPKIASYVGNNTTTGSGLMQRSETVNHLNCQQLSKVDHTLLKPHSGAPNAPATISDAEYALLLHQKLNRSSRVPRVPRMRHAGSLPQLASPTGANMLMKQSPSSSAGKDHGPVFKRKGKSIAEEGTQNYQRTNDSDRTAVSATRREVDCGSAPGLQSANKSNPPAANKRYVSSRSKSAQTSDNGTGSDIIVTRRTLPGLLSEIITKRMTYKELCDAVLPHWPYLRKNNGERYAYSSHSQAVLDCLRSRREWAQLVDRGPKSNAGRKRRMYNAEALSSEDKDSNKKSTEVGDCKNVSESCQDQFPKGKRKMRKRRRRLALQGRGLKNMDIMRKEKEAEDVSYDEDSSQSSSSSGEESMSSEGGTIQWYERTGSSGGWAQVSASE from the exons ATGGGGAGTCATGCGGCGGATACGCCGGATGACTGGGTGGATGGTTCGTGGACGGTGGATTGTGTTTGCGGTGTGAATTTCGATGACGGTGAGGAGATGGTGGACTGTGATGAGTGTGGGGTGTGGGTGCATACGCGGTGCTCGCGGTATGTGAAGAGTGAGAAGATGTTTTCGTGCGAGAAGTGTAAGGGGAGGAAGAGTGGGAGGGAGGGGAGGGTGAGGAGTGGGGATGGGGAGGAGGAGAATGAGGCTGCGGGTGTGTTGGTGGAGATGCCGAATGAGAGGTCGGGGAGGAGTGGGGAGAGTGGGGGGTTTAGGAGGAGGTATCGGACGCAGGTGCCGAGGGAGGAGAGGGTGCATGTGCAGGGGGTTCCGGGTGGGGAGAGTGGGATTTTTGGCGGGAGTGGGTTGTCGGGGGTTTTTGGCGCGGGGTTGTGGAAGGCTACTGGGTATGTGCCGAAGAAGTTCGGGTTTCAGTATAAGGAGTTTGATTGGGGTGGTGGGAATGAGAGTGGTGGTGTGGAAGCGGGGGTTGATGGTGGTTCTGTAGGTTTTGGTGCGGGGAAGAGAACGCAAGGGGAAGAAATTAAGGAAAAGAAAGGGGAGGGTGTAGATACTGATGTTAGGAGCACCCGGAAGATTGGCATGATGAAGGACAGGATTTCAATGCACTCTACCGCGGTTGACAGGGGCAAGCATAACTATGAAGGTCCACAGAATTCAAACGATGTCAGTAGGAAAAAAAAGGCGAGAGCTGTCCATGTAGAAAGGGATAATTCTAGTAAGAGAAGCCCTTCTGCTTCCAGACCAG GAAAAGGATTTAAGGTCGATCGGAATGTTATTTCAAGTGGAAAACATGAAAAAGTAACAGGCAATGTGCGTGCTGAACCATCCCTGAAAGGATTTCCCATAAATGGTGTTGGGGTTGATGAGTCAAAGAACACTGTAACCACTAGTGGTCAGGCATCAGAGACCTGTGTCGTGTCAACACACAGATTATTACCTAAAGCAAGATCAAAGGATGAATGTGACGGGCTTACTGCTGCTATTCAGAATTCTTCTAAAATCAGTAATAATGTGCAATTATTATTGGATAGCAATGATTCTGAGAGTCTTTCTGCAAAAACTAAG GATGTTATAGATCTTGATAACCAGAGGGACAAAGAAAGATGTGTCAATAGAAGCACTCCCATGTCCAGTGAATCTGCTGGTTACCTGCAACAACCTAAGATAGCTTCTTATGTAGGTAATAATACAACTACAGGTTCTGGGTTGATGCAGAGAAGTGAAACTGTTAATCATTTAAATTGCCAACAATTATCGAAGGTCGACCACACCCTACTAAAGCCTCACTCCGGAGCTCCAAACGCTCCTGCAACAATAAGTGATGCAGAG TATGCATTGTTATTGCATCAAAAACTTAACAGATCTTCAAGAGTTCCTCGGGTGCCACGAATGCGGCATGCTGGTAGTTTACCTCAGTTAGCTTCTCCGACTGGTGCGAACATGCTTATGAAACAGTCTCCATCTAGTTCTGCGGGAAAAGACCACGGACCA gtttttaaaagaaaaggaaagagTATAGCAGAAGAGGGCACTCAAAATTATCAGAGGACCAATGACTCGGATCGCACAGCAGTTTCTGCTACCCGGAGGGAAGTGGACTGTGGGTCAGCACCAGGTTTACAATCTGCTAACAAGAGTAATCCTCCTGCAGCTAACAAAAGATATGTGTCTTCCAGATCTAAGTCAGCTCAAACCTCTGATAATGGCACTGGCTCTGACATCATTGTCACCCGTCGGACGTTACCAG GATTACTCTCAGAGATTATAACAAAGCGCATGACCTATAAGGAGCTTTGTGATGCTGTTTTACCG CACTGGCCATACTTGAGGAAGAATAATGGGGAGCGTTATGCATATTCAAGTCACTCACAGGCTGTTCTTGATTGCCTGAGGAGCAGAAGAGAGTGGGCTCAGCTTGTTGATCGTGGTCCCAAG TCAAATGCTGGAAGGAAGCGACGCATGTATAATGCTGAGGCTCTAAGTTCCGAGGATAAGGATAGCAACAAAAAGAGTACAGAGGTTGGAGATTGTAAAAATGTTTCAGAATCATGCCAAGACCAATTCCCAAAGGGTAAAAGAAAAATGAGGAAGCGGCGTAGACGGTTAGCACTGCAAGGAAGAGGTCTCAAGAATATGGACATTatgagaaaagaaaaggaagctgAGGATGTCAGTTATGATGAAGATAGCTCGCAATCGAGTTCCAGTAGTGGGGAGGAGAGTATGTCCAGCGAGGGTGGGACAATACAATGGTATGAGCGAACAGGTTCATCTGGGGGTTGGGCTCAAGTCTCTGCATCAGAGTAG
- the LOC108225159 gene encoding uncharacterized protein LOC108225159 isoform X1 has translation MPLYKRKPYPLVENPTDLSSDELVFQVRYTGEVFRDYTEYASRIHLYRNRVWTCKVTGKSNLTYEEALVSEQKAIEKVQQFPSELIAPVLRDVQFSMLKLNDLVSKISAKLQECMPVGSELHGRKNNRIYPCKIMKVLADEADKTQYQVAWLDKEKKVTGNEVVDGDDLIKKRLPYSRDVLKSFIRESTYRSVPWVLHEELAQKHGISIDPPEEIAFKMSVTDKKRKRKDENELDNLERNEKAPGKSNQEHTVTEVDSKHDEPKFPIDDLLVHPAPDDPDLAQRPSPSRSFKIPMDSVGDFLMVWDFCCSFGKLLQLSPFSLDDFENALCCKESYVVLIVETHAALFNLLINDDEEFLSAIQRNKRKPKVTLIKWAEYLCDFLEMVGTAEFSSHRSTIRRGYYGLLDVGPKLEILRELVARVLETGIFKENLDEFIKERQTPVTTNKEETLSDSRKKESKDCNMLSNGMQATEGHGVGFQASNSTELATQHNGAIEYVDLTLSKSRKENSMTEKVDSEVAAGGMNLSSKKGLQKVETNDNKDISEERRLRQRKQFLRREMEKRIIRTSPLGKDRYHHRYYFFRGDSRIYVESSDSTQWGYYSRKDELDSFMGTLNCKGIRERALKKELEHYYGKICKRIQKKLKEDKAVVEEADVRRSARIRAPPKDNPALAFLKYVNKLK, from the exons ATGCCTCTATACAAGCGAAAGCCCTACCCTCTAGTTGAAAATCCTACCGATTTGAGCTCCGATGAGCTCGTGTTTCAAGTTCGTTACACGGGGGAGGTTTTTCGAGATTATAC TGAGTATGCGAGTAGGATTCATTTGTATAGGAATAGAGTTTGGACTTGTAAGGTTACGGGGAAGAGTAATTTGACGTATGAGGAGGCGTTGGTGTCGGAACAAAAGGCCATTGAGAAGGTTCAGCAGTTTCCGAGTGAATTAATTGCTCCAGTGCTTAGGGATGTTCAATTTA GCATGCTCAAGCTAAATGACCTTGTCAGCAAGATTTCTGCGAAGCTGCAGGAATGCATGCCTGTGGGTAGTGAATTACATGGGAGGAAAAACAATCGCATTTATCCATGCAAAATAATGAAAGTACTTGCAGACGAGGCTGACAAAACTCAGTATCAGGTAGCTTGGCTTGACAAGGAAAAGAAGGTAACTGGTAATGAAGTTGTAGATGGCGATGATTTGATAAAGAAGAGGTTGCCTTATAGCAGAGATGTGCTGAAGTCTTTTATCAGAGAATCAACGTATCGAAGTGTTCCCTGGGTGCTGCATGAGGAATTGGCACAGAAGCATGGAATCTCAATAGATCCACCTGAAGAAATAGCTTTCAAGATGTCCGTCACTGATAAAAAGAGGAAGAGAAAGGATGAAAACGAACTTGACAATCTG GAGAGAAATGAAAAAGCGCCGGGAAAGAGTAACCAGGAGCATACTGTAACAG AAGTTGATAGTAAACATGATGAGCCCAAGTTCCCAATTGATGATCTACTGGTGCATCCTGCTCCGGATGATCCAGACTTGGCTCAACGCCCTTCACCATCCAGAAGTTTCAAGATTCCCATGGATTCTGTTGGAGACTTTCTGATGGTTTGGGATTTTTGCTGTTCGTTTGGGAAGCTATTGCAGCTTTCTCCATTCTCACTTGATGATTTTGAGAATGCGCTATGCTGTAAAGAAAGCTATGTGGTTCTCATTGTTGAAACTCATGCAGCTTTGTTTAACTTGCTaataaatgatgatgaagaatttCTTTCAGCAATACAGCGAAATAAGCGAAAACCAAAG GTCACATTAATCAAGTGGGCTGAGTATTTGTGTGATTTCCTAGAAATGGTCGGAACTGCTGAATTTTCCAGTCACCGATCAACAATTAGGCGTGGTTATTACGGGCTTTTGGATGTTGGTCCTAAATTGGAAATTCTGCGGGAATTGGTTGCTCGAGTCCTTGAAACTGGGATTTTTAAAGAGAATTTGGATGAATTCATCAAAGAACGGCAAACACCTGTTACAACTAACAAGGAGGAAACACTATCTGACAGTAGAAAGAAGGAATCCAAGGACTGCAATATGCTTTCTAATGGTATGCAAGCAACTGAAGGTCATGGGGTAGGCTTTCAAGCCAGCAATTCAACTGAATTAGCAACACAACACAATGGGGCTATTGAATATGTTGATCTTACATTGAG TAAAAGTAGAAAAGAGAACTCCATGACGGAGAAGGTTGATAGTGAAGTTGCGGCAGGAGGCATGAATCTTTCATCTAAAAAGGGACTTCAGAAAGTGGAGACAAATGATAACAAAGATATAAGTGAAGAACGAAGGTTAAGACAGAGG AAACAATTTCTTAGACGGGAGATGGAGAAAAGAATTATCCGCACCAGTCCACTGGGGAAAGACAGATATCACCATAGGTATTATTTTTTCCGAGGTGATTCGAGAATATATGTTGAGAGTTCTGATTCTACCCAGTGGGGCTACTACAGTAGGAAAGATGAG CTTGATTCATTTATGGGCACACTAAACTGCAAGGGCATACGCGAGAGGGCGCTTAAAAAAGAGCTGGAACATTACTATGGGAAAAtatg TAAGCGAATACAAAAAAAACTGAAGGAAGACAAGGCTGTAGTGGAAGAAGCAGATGTCCGGAGATCAGCTCGTATTCGTGCACCCCCCAAGGATAACCCAGCACTTGCATTCCTCAAATATGTAAACAAGTTGAAATAA
- the LOC108224679 gene encoding serine/threonine-protein kinase SAPK1 isoform X1 gives MEGYEILRDIGSGNFGVAKLVVHKCSSELFAVKFIERGNKIDEHVQREIMNHRSLKHPNIIRFKEVLLTPTHLAMVMEYAAGGELFERICNTGRCIEDEARFFFQQLISGVSYCHSMHICHRDLKLENTLLDGSSAPRVKICDFGYSKSSVFHSQPKSTVGTPAYVAPEVLTRKAYDGKISDVWSCGVTLYVMLVGTYPFADPNDPNDFKKTIERILKAQFSIPNYIQISMECRHLLSKIFVTNPEKVIIMSCIERITISEIKNHPWFTKNLPMELLEGGSYQRHDVNIPSQSIEDILSILHEARTMPSEATIGGKESFGGSMDFDFMDDADVEDIETSGEYVCPL, from the exons ATGGAGGGCTATGAAATTTTAAGAGATATTGGGTCCGGGAATTTCGGGGTGGCCAAGCTTGTCGTGCATAAATGTAGCAGCGAGTTGTTTGCTGTTAAGTTCATTGAGAGAGGCAATAAG ATTGATGAACATGTGCAGAGGGAAATCATGAATCATAGATCATTGAAGCATCCCAATATAATTAGGTTCAAAGAG GTATTGTTAACACCAACCCATCTGGCTATGGTTATGGAGTATGCTGCAGGTGGGGAACTTTTTGAGAGGATTTGCAATACAGGAAGATGTATCGAGGATGAG GCAAGGTTtttctttcaacaactgatATCAGGAGTTAGCTATTGTCATTCAATG CACATCTGCCATAGAGATCTGAAGCTTGAAAATACACTATTAGATGGAAGTTCAGCGCCACGTGTCAAGATATGTGATTTTGGGTACTCAAAG TCATCAGTTTTTCATTCTCAACCGAAATCTACCGTGGGAACACCAGCTTATGTTGCGCCAGAGGTCCTGACCAGGAAAGCATATGACGGAAAG ATTTCAGATGTTTGGTCTTGTGGAGTAACTTTATATGTGATGCTTGTTGGGACTTATCCCTTTGCGGATCCTAATGACCCAAATGACTTCAAAAAGACAATCGAG CGAATACTGAAAGCACAATTCTCGATCCCCAACTACATTCAGATTTCCATGGAATGTAGGCATCTACTATCTAAAATATTCGTCACAAACCCTGAAAAGGTGATAATTATGTCCTGTATTGag AGGATAACGATTTCGGAAATTAAAAACCATCCTTGGTTCACGAAGAACTTGCCTATGGAGCTTTTAGAAGGCGGAAGCTATCAACGCCATGATGTAAATATCCCATCCCaaagcattgaagatatattatcGATACTGCATGAAGCGAGGACTATGCCTTCCGAGGCAACCATAGGTGGGAAAGAATCATTTGGAGGTAGTATGGACTTTGATTTCATGGATGATGCAGATGTTGAAGACATAGAAACTAGTGGTGAATACGTGTGCCCGCTGTGA